TTTGACTTCCGCCAATTGGGTTTGCAGCTCGATCACCTGCTTTTTCTGACCGGCGATCTGCTCGTCCTGCCCCTGAAGCTTCGCATTGAGTTCATCGATGGTCTTTTGCAACTGTTGATTCTGCAGCACGCTGGCGGCCAGTTGTTCGGCAACAGCATCATTGGAAGGTGCGGTAGCTGGTTTATCGACATCAGGCTTGGGCGTCGCCCCTTTCACAGCCGGTGGCGGTGCAACAGCCGGTTCGACGGACGGGAACGCGGAAGATTGAGGGCGCGGCGTGGGTTCGTCGTTGACGGGAACAATTCCCGGCGAACCCGGCGGATCGATCAGCACTGTGTATTCGCGCAGCAAACGCCCGTTGGGCTGATTGAGCTGCACCAGAAAATTCAGGAAGGGTTCATTGACCGGTTTGTTGGAGGTTACCCGGATCAGGCTACGGTTGCCTCGCAGGATCGGTGTGAACTTCAGGTCATTGAGGAAGAACACCCGCTCGACGCCAGCGCGGCTGAACTCGTCCGCCGTTGCCAGGCTGACCGATAGCTCGCCCTCCCCCAGACCGCCGGCGTCCACCAGGGCGATGTCGGCATTGAACGGCTGATTCAACGCCGAATGCTGGGTGATCTCACCCAACCCGAGCGCAGGGGCCAATGCCGAGTAAGTGACAGCACCACCGACCAACAGCAGCCTGGCGCAACACCGCAATACAACGTGCCAACTCTCGAGCATGAGCATCCCTTAGATAACCAGAACCAACCTGTACGTATTCGCACATCCGGTACGAACACGATATTGCCTAGTAGTTCTTTATAGTCTGCCCAACGGGGTATCTCAAAAGTCCGGCGCGTGGTTGTGCCTCAAGATTTTTCCAGGTTGGCCAGGATGTGCCCGTGGACTCGCATGCAGACCTTCAAATCCGCCTCATCGACGCCATTGAACAGTTCGTGGCGCAATTGCGTGGCAATGGTTTCAATTTGTTCGATCAAGGGCCGGGCCGGGGCACAAAGAACGATTTTTTTCGCCCGACGGTCTTCCAGCACGGATTGGCGCTGCACCAGGCCCTGACTTTCCAGGCTGTCGAGCAATCGAGCCAGGGTGGGCCCTTCGACGCCGACGCTTTGCGCCAGTTCGCGTTGGGTGGGGGCATTCTCGAAGCGTGCCAGGTGCAGCAGCACCAGCCAGCGCGCCTGGGACAGACCCAGGCCAGCCAGTCGGCGGTCCAGTTCGGCACGCCAGCCACGAGACATCTGGGCCAGCTGCATGCCAAAGCGGTGTTGATCGGTTAACGGCATAAAACACTCATGGTTAGACTGAAAATAGAGAAAAACTAATTATTAGTCAGCTAAGCATGACCTTTGGCTATAGGCAAGGTTTGCTCTGTACTGAATCGTTACATCTGTGCCGCAGGTCATTCAGACTTCAAATTCCGACTGAAGGGCGGCACGAACGCAATACAAAACACCTTCCGGAACTCTTCCTGCGAACAGCGCGGCAACCTCCGACACGGGCGGCAACTCGCCTTCGCCGTCGAGGAAAGCGTCCTGGACTTCGCCCATCAACTCTTCAGGCAAATCCAGCGCCTGTTCCAGTGACAACTGCTGCTTGCCAATCGCCTCGGCGAGCATCGCGTAGACGTTCTTTTCCGAGCATTGCAGCTGACCGGCGATCTGCAGGGGTGTCATGCCGGCCCGGGCCAGTGTGATCAGCTCGTGGCGCACATCGGCCACCACTTTCGGCGCCTCGACCTGACCGCCGAGCACTTCGAGGAAGGCTTCGCCGTAACGCTCCAGCTTGCGCGCGCCGACACCGCTGACCGTGGCCATTTCCGCCAGCGAGGTCGGCTGGCTGCGGAGCATTTCCAACAGTGTCGAGTCGGGGAAGATGACGTACGGCGGCACGCCATGCTCCTCGGCCAATTTGCGACGCAGGGCACGCAAGGCTTCCCACTGTTCGCGTTCTTCACCGCGAACCAGTTGGCTGGCCTGGCTCTTGCTGCTTTTGGCGGTGGTTTGCGGCTTGAGGTCGCGACGCAGTTCCAGGGTCACTTCGCCCTTGAGCAGCGGCCGACAGGTATCGCTCAGGCGCAGACCGCCGTAGCCTTCGAGGTCGATGTCTGCCAGACCACGGGCAACAAGCTGTCGGAACAAGGAGCGCCATTCGCTCTCCCCCATCGCTTTGCCTACGCCGTATACCGACAAATGCTGATGACCGAAGCTGCGAACTTTTTCGTTGTCCTTGCCCAGCAATACGTCGACCAGATGACCGACGCCATAACGCTGGCCGGTGCGGTAAATCGCCGACAGTGCCTGACGGGCCGGCTCGGTGGCGTCCCAGGTCTGCACGCCATCGACGCAGTTGTCGCAGTGGCCGCAGGGCTCGGGCATGTCTTCGTCGAAGTACGCAAGCAGGGTCTGGCGGCGGCAGCGGGTTTCTTCGCAGAGCGAGAGCATGGCGTCGAGCTTGTGCTGCTCCAGACGCTTGTGGCGCTCGTCGCCTTCGGAGTTTTGCAGCATCTGCTTGAGCATCACCACGTCTTGCAGGCCGTACGCCATCCAGGCATCCGCCGGCAGGCCATCACGACCGCCGCGACCGGTTTCCTGGTAGTAGGCCTCAAGGGATTTCGGCAAATCGAGGTGCGCGACAAAACGTACGTTAGGTTTGTCGATGCCCATGCCGAACGCCACGGTGGCTACCATGATCAGCCCTTCCTCGTTGAGGAAGCGCTTCTGGTGGTGAGCCCGGGTGTCGTTGGGCAGACCGGCGTGGTACGGCAGCGCCGGGAAACCTTGCTCGCTGAGGAACACCGCTACTTCATCAACCTTTTTGCGCGACAGGCAGTAAACGATACCGGCATCGCTGCGCCGCTCGGTGAGGAACGCCAGCAACTGCTTGCGCGGTTGTTCCTTGGGCACGATGCGATAGAAAATATTGGGGCGGTCGAAACTGGACAGGAAGCGCTCGGCATCCTGCAAATGCAGGCGATCGACGATTTCTTCGCGGGTGCGCTTGTCGGCGGTGGCGGTCAGGGCAATGCGCGGAACGTTGGGGAACAATTCCGCCAACTGGCCCAGTTGCAGGTATTCCCGACGGAAGTCGTGGCCCCACTGGGACACGCAATGCGCTTCGTCGATGGCGAACAGGGCAATTTCCAGGCTTTGCAGGAAGGCCAGCATGCGCGGCTGAACCAGGCGCTCGGGCGCCAGGTAGAGCATTTTCACCTCGCCGCGCTTGATCCGCGCCGCCAGATCACGCTGTTGCTCAGCGCTCAACGTGGAGTTCAACGCCGCCGCGGCGACGCCCAGCTCTTCGAGGGTGGCGACCTGATCGTCCATCAGCGCGATCAGCGGTGACACCACCACCGCCAGGCCCTCGCGCAGCAATGCCGGCACCTGGAAGCACAAGGATTTGCCGCCACCGGTAGGCATCAGCACCAGGGCGTCGCCGCCACTGGCCACGCGCTCAATGATTGCACCCTGACGGCCACGGAAACTGTCGTAGCCGAAGATGTCCTTGAGGACGCGTTGAGCCTGTTCGAGCATAAAAACTCCAAAAATCACCGAAACATCCCTGCAAGGCTGGTTCAGAATCATGAAAGCTGCACCGACAAATCGTAAGTGCGCATTGCATGACGCTGCACATTTCAGCCGTGACGCCAGCAGGGCATCACAAAACGCGCGAGTATACCCGAGCCCTCCCCTGCAAAGGGCGCCGCTGAGAAGACACATGAAAAGCCAATGCAATGCAGACCTTGTGGGTTTCTATTAACCCAACCACATATTCCATCACATATGCCGCGCGGCTGGCCTGAGCGCTCAAGAAGGCCTAGAATTCCCGCATCGTATATTCCCCAAGGTAGCCCTTTAATGTCCTTCGCTGAGCAACTAACCCGCCTGCAAGTCTTCCTCGACGCCGACGAGCTGCATGACGAGGCGCTGGACTACGTGGCCGCCCACGGCTACCTCACCGCGCTGTCGATCTGTTCCGAGAGCGTTCCCGACCGTGAATGGATCGACGCTTTGTTCGCCGAAGAGCCGCATTACGCCGACGACACCGAGCGTGAAGCGATCGAGTCCACCCTGCTGCTGCTCAAGGCGCACATCGCCCGCCAACTGGCGTCCGACGAAGAGTTCGAGCTGCCGTGCGACCTCGACCTGGGCGATGACCCGGACGATTCCGACCTGCGCGGCTGGTGCATCGGTTTCATGGAAGGCGTGTTCCTGCGCGAAGCAGCCTGGTTCGAAACCGCCGAAGACGAAGTCAGCGAAATGCTGCTGCCGATCATGGTCGGTTCGGGCCTGTTCGACGAACAGCCTGAGTTCTCCGATATCGCGGCCGACGCCAACCTGATGGATGACATGATCGTGCAGATCCCGGAAGCCCTGACCGCGCTGTACCTGCTGTGCAACGCGCCAGACGAAAAACCGGCGATTCTCAAGCCACGTCACCACTAAGGTTTTGCCTATGGACAACCCCATAGGCAACCGCCCCCTGATGTTGCGCTACGTGCTGCTGGCCATCGGCTGGCTGAGCGTAGCGCTGGGGGTGATCGGGATTTTCCTGCCGGTGCTGCCCACTACACCGTTCCTGTTGCTGGCGGCCGCCTGTTTCGCCCGCAGCTCGCCGCGTTTCTATCAGTGGCTGGTGGAACATCCACGGCTTGGGCCGTGGGTTCGTGACTATCTGAGTGGCAACGGTATTCCGCTCAAGGGCAAGGTCTACGCCCTCGGGTTGATGTGGACGAGCATCCTGCTTTCCTGCTACCTGGTGCCCCTGCCGTGGGCGCGGGGGTTCATGCTGACCAGTGCAGTGCTGGTGACGGTATACATCCTCAAGCAGAAAACCCTGCATAAACCCTGATCCCCGTTTGTGGCTCAGGGGGCTTTTGTGGCGAGGGAGCTTGCTCCCGCTGGGTTGCGAAGCGACCCCAAAACCAGCCACCTAACTTTTCCTGACACACCGCACTGACTGGTTTTGCGACTGCTGCGCAGCCGAGCGGGAGCAAGCTCCCTCGCCACAGAAAGCAACCCGCCGATGTCTTTCCTCCGACGACCTGCCCTCCCTCGCTGAAAACACCGCCTAGACTTCAGACATCTGCACCCCGAGCAGCCAGACATGTCCCGCAGTCCGCGTAGTCCAGGATGGTCAACGCTCCGACTTCGGTTCGGCGGATGGCTGCTGCTGACGAATTTTCTGCTGGCAGGGTTGGGCAGCGTCTGGGCCGACTGGGACTTTGCTCAGATTCTGCAAACGGCCGAAAAACGCTACGGCCCCCTTGGCCCGGCCCGGGGACGGATCGAGGCCTGGAGTCAAATGCTGCAAAGCGAACTCAACCAGCCTGAGCGCGAACAACTGAACGCGGTCAATCGCTTCTTCAATCAACAACTGAGTTTTCAGGACGACACGCGCATCTGGCGTCAGACCGATTACTGGGCCACACCAGTGGAATCCTTGATGAAAGCCGCAGGCGACTGTGAGGATTACGCCTTGGCGAAATATTTCAGCTTGCGCCACCTCGGAATTCCCAGCGAGAAACTGCGCATCACCTACGTCAAGGCCCTGACCCAGAACCAGGCGCACATGGTGTTGACCTTCTACAGCAGCCCAACGGCCGATCCGCTGGTGCTGGACAATTTGATCGGCGAGATCCGCCCCGCTTCCCAACGCAAAGACCTGTTGCCGGTGTACGCCTTCAACGCCGAAGGCCTGTACTTGCCGGGAGCCAAGGGTGGCGAACGTAGCAGCGACTCGAAAAAACTGTCGCGCTGGCAAGACGTGTTGAAAAAGATGCAATTTGAAGGGTTCGCCGTGGGCGAAGGCTAGCCGCTACTGCAAGGAGCGTTTTATGTCACTGCGCAAACAGTTGTTTCTCGCCATTTGCCTGTTCTTGCTGGTGGCCTTCGGCGGCAGTTTTTTTGTCAGCCTGGAAAGCTCTCGCGAACAGGTGCTCGGCCAGTTGCGCTCTCACGCCCAGGACGCCGCAACAGCGCTGGGCTTGTCATTGACTGCGCAGATCGACGACCCGGCGATGATCGAATTGATGGTCAGCTCTATTTTCGACAGTGGGTATTTCAGCAGCATTCGGGTCGTCGATATTGTGGATGAACGGGTGCTGGTGGAACGTAGCACCCCGGCGCAAATCGAAAGTGTTCCCGGCTGGTTCGTCAGCCTGGTGAACCTGCGCCCACAGGGTGGCGATGCATTGATCATGCGTGGCTGGGAGCAAGCGGCTCGGGTCGAAGTGCTGAGCAATCCGCAATTCGCCCTGGCCAAACTCTGGGACAGTACGCTTGGCAGCCTGATCTGGCTGTTGATTTGCGGACTGCTCAGCGCCGTGTTTGGTGGCTGGCTGTTGCGTCGCCAATTGCGCCCGCTCGACAGAATGGTCAAACAGGCTGAAGCCATCAGCAAACGCGAGTTCCACAGTTTGCCTAAACTGCCGCGCACACCGGAACTCAGACGCGTGGTACTGGCCATGAACCAAATGGTCGAGAAGCTCAGAGCGTTGTTCGCCGAAGAGGCGGCCCGCAGCGAAAAACTGCGGACCGAATCCTATCAGGACAGCCTCACGGGCCTGGCTAACCGGCGCTTGCTGGATGAACAACTGGCTGACCATTTGCTGGTCTCCGAGCAGAGCAGCGACGGCCACTTGCTAATGCTGAGGATCAACGATCTGATCGGCCTCAACCAGCGCCTGGGTGGTCAGCGCACCGATGCTTTGATCAGCGCGGTCGGCGAACTGCTCAAGCGCCTGACGCAACCACCGGAACGTCGCACCTGGCTCGCGGCACGCAATCGCGGTGGCGAATTCAGCCTGCTGATGCCGGGTCTGGACAGCACAGACGCCGCACGCCTCGCCTCCGAAATCAGCGCCACCCT
This genomic stretch from Pseudomonas wuhanensis harbors:
- a CDS encoding MarR family transcriptional regulator, with amino-acid sequence MPLTDQHRFGMQLAQMSRGWRAELDRRLAGLGLSQARWLVLLHLARFENAPTQRELAQSVGVEGPTLARLLDSLESQGLVQRQSVLEDRRAKKIVLCAPARPLIEQIETIATQLRHELFNGVDEADLKVCMRVHGHILANLEKS
- the recQ gene encoding DNA helicase RecQ; protein product: MLEQAQRVLKDIFGYDSFRGRQGAIIERVASGGDALVLMPTGGGKSLCFQVPALLREGLAVVVSPLIALMDDQVATLEELGVAAAALNSTLSAEQQRDLAARIKRGEVKMLYLAPERLVQPRMLAFLQSLEIALFAIDEAHCVSQWGHDFRREYLQLGQLAELFPNVPRIALTATADKRTREEIVDRLHLQDAERFLSSFDRPNIFYRIVPKEQPRKQLLAFLTERRSDAGIVYCLSRKKVDEVAVFLSEQGFPALPYHAGLPNDTRAHHQKRFLNEEGLIMVATVAFGMGIDKPNVRFVAHLDLPKSLEAYYQETGRGGRDGLPADAWMAYGLQDVVMLKQMLQNSEGDERHKRLEQHKLDAMLSLCEETRCRRQTLLAYFDEDMPEPCGHCDNCVDGVQTWDATEPARQALSAIYRTGQRYGVGHLVDVLLGKDNEKVRSFGHQHLSVYGVGKAMGESEWRSLFRQLVARGLADIDLEGYGGLRLSDTCRPLLKGEVTLELRRDLKPQTTAKSSKSQASQLVRGEEREQWEALRALRRKLAEEHGVPPYVIFPDSTLLEMLRSQPTSLAEMATVSGVGARKLERYGEAFLEVLGGQVEAPKVVADVRHELITLARAGMTPLQIAGQLQCSEKNVYAMLAEAIGKQQLSLEQALDLPEELMGEVQDAFLDGEGELPPVSEVAALFAGRVPEGVLYCVRAALQSEFEV
- a CDS encoding YecA family protein: MSFAEQLTRLQVFLDADELHDEALDYVAAHGYLTALSICSESVPDREWIDALFAEEPHYADDTEREAIESTLLLLKAHIARQLASDEEFELPCDLDLGDDPDDSDLRGWCIGFMEGVFLREAAWFETAEDEVSEMLLPIMVGSGLFDEQPEFSDIAADANLMDDMIVQIPEALTALYLLCNAPDEKPAILKPRHH
- a CDS encoding YbaN family protein, yielding MDNPIGNRPLMLRYVLLAIGWLSVALGVIGIFLPVLPTTPFLLLAAACFARSSPRFYQWLVEHPRLGPWVRDYLSGNGIPLKGKVYALGLMWTSILLSCYLVPLPWARGFMLTSAVLVTVYILKQKTLHKP
- the lapG gene encoding cysteine protease LapG, with protein sequence MSRSPRSPGWSTLRLRFGGWLLLTNFLLAGLGSVWADWDFAQILQTAEKRYGPLGPARGRIEAWSQMLQSELNQPEREQLNAVNRFFNQQLSFQDDTRIWRQTDYWATPVESLMKAAGDCEDYALAKYFSLRHLGIPSEKLRITYVKALTQNQAHMVLTFYSSPTADPLVLDNLIGEIRPASQRKDLLPVYAFNAEGLYLPGAKGGERSSDSKKLSRWQDVLKKMQFEGFAVGEG
- the lapD gene encoding cyclic di-GMP receptor LapD; amino-acid sequence: MSLRKQLFLAICLFLLVAFGGSFFVSLESSREQVLGQLRSHAQDAATALGLSLTAQIDDPAMIELMVSSIFDSGYFSSIRVVDIVDERVLVERSTPAQIESVPGWFVSLVNLRPQGGDALIMRGWEQAARVEVLSNPQFALAKLWDSTLGSLIWLLICGLLSAVFGGWLLRRQLRPLDRMVKQAEAISKREFHSLPKLPRTPELRRVVLAMNQMVEKLRALFAEEAARSEKLRTESYQDSLTGLANRRLLDEQLADHLLVSEQSSDGHLLMLRINDLIGLNQRLGGQRTDALISAVGELLKRLTQPPERRTWLAARNRGGEFSLLMPGLDSTDAARLASEISATLENLRLTGTSDCMPVAHLGVVAYHPGEPASDVLLRLDQALTQARQHPERPWIHLAHSDTVQNQSQHDWRSWIDDALTEGKLQLYFQPVVQCSDTSQVLHHKVLARLLDPQGEAIAAGHFLPWIERLGWSARFDLAMLETTLEYLAANRWPLALSLSGSTLRDQTQLKLICDILESLPELAPLLTLEIDERQLPPPEELQRLSHSLLNTGYRIGLQHFGGSFSQIGNLTQLGLAYLKIDGAYIRGIDEQTDKRLFIEAIFRATNSIDLPLIAEMVETQEELEVIRELGLFGVMGRLIGPPEPM